The region TAATCATTGATTACCTGGATAAAGAAATCGCTAAAAGTTTTCCACTCATACTGATTGCGGAAGGACTCCCTGGTGGAAAAATAACTTTACCTGATAGCAGTTCCGAAGAAGAGGCAGTCCTGAGAATCATCATAGACCCCATTGATGGCACACGCGGCTTAATGTACCAAAAGAGAAGCGCTTGGATTTTAACCGGGCTTGCTCCAAACAAGGGGAATTCAACCAAACTTTCGGATATTGAATTTGCAATTCAAACGGAAATTCCAATGATTAAACAGCATTTATCTGATAGGATATGGGCTTTCAAAGGCCGGGAAGCGCATGCTGAACGGGTTAACCGATTGACCGGAGAAGTTTGTTCTATTAAATTCGCACCTTCAAAGGCACCAACGATTAAACATGGATTTGCAACCATTTCGCGTTTTATTCCTGGGGCACGGGATATTCTTTCCACTATTGATGAGGAAATAACCAGGAAAGCTTTAGGACCCATCCATAAAGGCAAAGCTCTTTGTTTTGAAGACCAATACATCTGCACCGGCGGACAGTTTTATGAATTAATGGCCGGCCATGATCGATTTATTGCAGATTTTCGGCCACTCATAGAACCAATTTTAGCTGACAAGGGATCAGCTCTCGGATTATGCTGCCATCCATACGATGTTTGTACAGAACTTATTGCACGAGAATTAGGAGTAATCATTACAGACGAAAACGGCAATCAATTAAGCTCGAATTTAAGTGTAGATGAAAATGTCACCTGGATCGGTTATGCAAACAAGTCTATCCAATCTCAAATTGAACCTCATTTGCGAAATGCTTTTAAAAAATATTTGGGAAAATAAATTAACTTGCATAATTTATAGACACAAGGCACAAAGTATTGAAAAAAAGGAAGAAAATAAATAAAATTTAACTTTTATCATTTTATCATTATATTGCGAAACTTCTAGTTTTAAGATTAAGCAATTTATTTTGTGAGTTCCAGTAACCGCAACTTAACTAAAGAGGTAAGCTATGAAATCCTGGCGCAAAGTTGTCCTTTTTGGTTTTTTGGTTTGGTTGATACCATTCATCGTAGCTATTGCTATATTTTTCATTCATGATTCCAACAGAGCTTTGGTTTGAATCGATTATGGCTGTCACAGTAACCTGTAGTGCAATGATACTAGGGCTAAACTACATGAAATCCATTCAATCGAATTTTCTCAGGGAAGGGGCGTTGCTTGGAGTAATTTGGTTTTTGATCAGTATTTTAATTGATGCCCCAATGATGTTGTTTGGCGGGCCCATGTTAATGACATTTGGCGAGTATATGTCGGATATTGGTATCACATACCTGATTATACCAGTAGTGACCATGGGAATCGGTATGGCACAATCCAGGGGCTATGAGAATAAATGATATGATCATCCAAAGTTGAAAGAATATACAAACATGCAAATTTAGT is a window of candidate division KSB1 bacterium DNA encoding:
- a CDS encoding inositol monophosphatase; protein product: MPLNFEQFLTPIRKLHEIIRDKVVESCEENSMDELSKVARETTADTIYTIDKISEELIIDYLDKEIAKSFPLILIAEGLPGGKITLPDSSSEEEAVLRIIIDPIDGTRGLMYQKRSAWILTGLAPNKGNSTKLSDIEFAIQTEIPMIKQHLSDRIWAFKGREAHAERVNRLTGEVCSIKFAPSKAPTIKHGFATISRFIPGARDILSTIDEEITRKALGPIHKGKALCFEDQYICTGGQFYELMAGHDRFIADFRPLIEPILADKGSALGLCCHPYDVCTELIARELGVIITDENGNQLSSNLSVDENVTWIGYANKSIQSQIEPHLRNAFKKYLGK